The nucleotide sequence AGCATTTCTCGGGCCGCAGCCTGAGTGACGGAAACCGCACGCTGTGGTCATCCTGGGTGATTGAGGATTTGCAGAGCAGCCAGCCGCTGCGCGTGTTTTTCAGCGGCGATGGTGGTTACTTTGACGGCTTTACAGAAATTGGCCGCCGCTTCGGGCCGTTTGATCTGACGCTGATGGAAACCGGCGCCTACGACGCGCACTGGCCCTATGTCCATATGCATCCGGCCCAGACCATTCAGGCCCACAAGGATCTTGGCGGGCGCTGGCTGCTGCCCATCCATAACGGCACCTTCAACCTGGCCATGCATGCCTGGTGGGACCCGTTTGAGCAAATTGTTGGGTTAGCCAAAGAAAGCAACGTCGCCATCGCGACCCCCATGATGGGCGAGCGGCTGGACCTGCAGACGCCCCACACAGGATCACCCTGGTGGCGCTCCTGCGTCAACCAATCCTTACCAGCAATGCAGCGGGCCTGACCGACAATGAACGCATGAAGACTTTCTGCGCCCCAAGACATCTCAGCCTTGCCACCCTCGCTGCATCGGCCCTGCTACTCAGCGCCTGTACCACCACACCGCCACCGCCCCAAAAGCCCTGGGCCGAATGCACGCCAGCCAGCCAGATCGATAAACCTGCCGTGGTGCGAACCTACCCACATGCCAAGCTCGATCCTCAGTGGTACCCCGAAGGCGCAAAGTTCACGGTGGTCTATCAGTTTGAAGTGACGCCCGAGGGGAAAATGGGCCGCAAGAACTACAAGCCCGCAGATGCCGACCCGCGCATCATCGCCGCCATTGAGCGCTCGTTCACCCGCTGGCGCTTTAAGCCAGCCATCAGCAATGGCCAGCCTGTCACCACCTGTTTTGAACAGCCTTACGAGCTGATTTTTGAAGATCTGAGCCCCAAGCCAGCGCCGCAAGCACCCGAAAAGAGCTCCTGATTTCGCGCTGAAGCACTATCGGAAACCCGAAATCCGGGTCATTTCAGCGTGAGAAACAGAAGCCTCCCGCTAGAATGGCGCCCGTCAGGAGAGAGTGCCCGCAGCTTCAAGCTGTCCGGTGCCGCCGAAGGCGCAGACAGCCCATCAACGCTGTCAAAACGCTCAGGCAAAAGGACTGACAAGCGCTGACAGGATGAAGTCCTGCAGCGTTCCTTGCTGGAGAGAGATGCCGGACATCGTGACGACATCCACCGAAGGAGCAAACTGCCCGACTTCACTGCGGCGGTGAATCTCTCAGGTAAAGCGGACAGCAAGGCAAGCAAGCCACGCATGAATGCCATGCGCGGCCCCCCTATTTGGTATGAATACCGGAGCGCTTGCCTGTGACTGCTGTCGACAACAACTCTGCCCTGCTGACCACCCCGCTGTTTGCCCTGCACCAGAAGCTGGGTGCCCGCATGGTGCCGTTTGCCGGTTACTCCATGCCCGTACAGTACCCGCAAGGGCTGATGGCCGAGCATCTGCACACCCGCAAGGCTGCAGGCCTGTTCGACGTTTCCCACATGGGTCAGCTGCTGCTGCGCGGGCCTGACGCCGCCGCCGCGCTGGAAAGCCTGATGCCCGTCGATGTGATCGATCTGGGTCTGCACAAGCAGCGCTACGGTCTGCTGCTCAATGAAGAAGGCGGCATTCTGGACGATCTGATGTTCGTCAACCGTGGGGAAGACCTGTTTCTCATCGTCAATGGCGCCTGCAAGGCAGCCGATATCGCCCATATTCAAAAGCATATTGGCACGCGCTGCGAAGTGGTTCCCTTGCCTGATCGCGCCCTGCTTGCGCTGCAAGGTCCACAGGCGGCTTCCGTACTCTCGCGCTTGATCTCAGAAGTCACCTCGCTGGTTTTCATGACCGGCAATCACTTCGACTGGCAAGGCCATGCGCTCTACATCACGCGCAGCGGCTATACCGGCGAAGACGGTTTTGAAATCTCTGTGCCCAACGCCGCCGCTCAAGCACTGGCCGAAGCCCTGCTGGCCCAGCCCGAGGTTGCACCCATTGGTCTGGGCGCGCGCAACTCACTGCGTCTGGAAGCCGGTCTTTGCCTGTATGGCAATGACATCGACACCAGCACCACGCCCGTGGAAGCAGGCCTGAACTGGGCCATGCAAAAAGTGCGCCGCACCGGCGGTGCACGCGAAGGCGGCTTTCCCGGCGCCGACAAGGTGCTGGCCCAGTTGCAAAACCCGCAGCAGCTTGCACACAAGCGCGTGGCCCTGATTGCGCAGGAGCGCATTCCCGTGCGCGAACCGGCGGTGCTGCAAAACCAGGACGGCCAGCAGATTGGCCACATCACCAGCGGCCTGCTCAGCCCCTCGCTGAACCAGCCCATTGCGCTGGCCTATGTGCAGCCCGGCTACGCCGCGCTGGACACCCAGATTTTCGCCATCGTGCGCGGCAAGCCTGTGCCCATGAAAGTGGCGGCCACGCCTTTTGTGCCCACCAACTACTACCGCGGCTAAGCCTGCCCCCGTCAATCAGACAGGCCAGTTTGCCCGGCGACTTGTCAAACAGGGGCCAGAACGCCGCTACAGTGCGCACTGGACCTTTCTCAAACAACTCACTGATTCCCCCGAATCCACCATCTGGAGCCCTCCATGAGCATCAAGTTTTCCAAAGAACACGAATGGATCAACGTCGCTGACACCAATGCCGCCATCGTCGGCATCACCGTCCATGCGCAAGACGCGCTGGGCGATGTGGTTTTTGTCGATCTGCCCGCCGTGGGCACCACCTTCAAGGCTGGCGATGTGGCTGGCGTGGTCGAGTCCGTCAAGGCCGCTGCCGACGTTTACATGCCTGTGACTGGCGAGATCGTCGAAGTCAACGAAAACCTGCGCAACGATCCTGCTCTGGCCAACAGCGACCCGCTGAACACCGGCTGGTTCTTCAAGGTCAAGATGAGCGATGTGAGCGAGCTTGACGCTCTGATGGAAGAGACCGCTTACAACGATTTCGCCAAGGACAACTAAGCATCTTCAACGGCCCTCGCATTGCGAAGGCCGTTGCTTTATGCACCCTGAGCTTTGTCATGACTGCCCATTTGTACTTTGATGATCCTGAAGAAGGCCTGGCGCGCAGCACCAGCCACCCGGCGTTTGTGCGCGTGGCCCCGCAGGACTTCTATTACGACTGCGGCGATGATTTCAGTCCCTTTGGCAGCGATGACGGCAGCGACACCCTGGCCGCGCTCGAAGAGTGGTGGCAGGAACAGCCCGAAGGCAAGGCGCCCAAGGTCATGCGGTTTCTGCGCCAGCAACTCAGTGACTGGGATTTGCCCGTGCCCGAGGACATGCTGACCCGTGACGACGCTGCCAAAGCCAAATGGTTGGCCCGGGACGAGATGAATCAGCGCTATCTGCAGTCGGTCTGCCGCGCCCGCGTGGCAGCCGCCTTCGGGCAGCTCAAGATTGCCGGAGAGCTGGACGCCGATGTGCTGCAGCAAGCCCAGCTCGCCCTGTCCTGCCAGCAATGGCTCAACACCGTCGCCCGCAGCCAGCACCCTGACTGGGAATACGCCGATCAGGAAAGCGAGCGCCTCGCCCTCATGAAAGCCGCGCTGGAATCTGCCAGCGCACTTTGAACTACCGCCATGCCTGCGCCACAGGCCATGGTTTTGCCCGCATGCCGCCGCGCTGGTGGCATGTAAACAGTCAGTCACAGTATTTGAGAATAGGTCCCTCCCATGCTGATGTCACCGCCCGTTGCTTCGCTGCAGTCTCTTGAAAACGCCAGCGAGTTCATCCCCCGCCACATTGGCCCCGACAGCGCCGACGAAGCCACCATGCTCGCCGCCATTGGCCTGCCATCGCGCCAAGCGCTGATCGACAGCGTGGTGCCTGCCGCCATCGCACGCCCCGCGCCCATGGATTTGCCCGCACCGGTGACGGAAGCGGCTGCGCTGGCTGAGCTCAAAGCCATTGCCAGCAAGAACCAGGTTTTGAAGAGCTTTATCGGCCAGGGCTACTACGGCACACACACGCCGGGCGTCATCCTGCGCAACATCTTGGAAAACCCCGCCTGGTACACCGCTTACACGCCTTACCAGGCCGAGATCTCGCAAGGCCGCATGGAGGCGCTGGTCAACTTCCAGACCATGGTCTGCGACCTGACCGGCATGCCGATTGCCAACGCCTCCATGCTGGACGAAGCCACGGCTGCCGCCGAGGCCATGACCCTGGCCAAGCGCTCGGTCAAGTCCAAGAGCAACCGCATTGT is from Comamonas fluminis and encodes:
- a CDS encoding energy transducer TonB produces the protein MKTFCAPRHLSLATLAASALLLSACTTTPPPPQKPWAECTPASQIDKPAVVRTYPHAKLDPQWYPEGAKFTVVYQFEVTPEGKMGRKNYKPADADPRIIAAIERSFTRWRFKPAISNGQPVTTCFEQPYELIFEDLSPKPAPQAPEKSS
- the gcvT gene encoding glycine cleavage system aminomethyltransferase GcvT — encoded protein: MPVTAVDNNSALLTTPLFALHQKLGARMVPFAGYSMPVQYPQGLMAEHLHTRKAAGLFDVSHMGQLLLRGPDAAAALESLMPVDVIDLGLHKQRYGLLLNEEGGILDDLMFVNRGEDLFLIVNGACKAADIAHIQKHIGTRCEVVPLPDRALLALQGPQAASVLSRLISEVTSLVFMTGNHFDWQGHALYITRSGYTGEDGFEISVPNAAAQALAEALLAQPEVAPIGLGARNSLRLEAGLCLYGNDIDTSTTPVEAGLNWAMQKVRRTGGAREGGFPGADKVLAQLQNPQQLAHKRVALIAQERIPVREPAVLQNQDGQQIGHITSGLLSPSLNQPIALAYVQPGYAALDTQIFAIVRGKPVPMKVAATPFVPTNYYRG
- the gcvH gene encoding glycine cleavage system protein GcvH, with translation MSIKFSKEHEWINVADTNAAIVGITVHAQDALGDVVFVDLPAVGTTFKAGDVAGVVESVKAAADVYMPVTGEIVEVNENLRNDPALANSDPLNTGWFFKVKMSDVSELDALMEETAYNDFAKDN
- a CDS encoding MolR family transcriptional regulator, with amino-acid sequence MTAHLYFDDPEEGLARSTSHPAFVRVAPQDFYYDCGDDFSPFGSDDGSDTLAALEEWWQEQPEGKAPKVMRFLRQQLSDWDLPVPEDMLTRDDAAKAKWLARDEMNQRYLQSVCRARVAAAFGQLKIAGELDADVLQQAQLALSCQQWLNTVARSQHPDWEYADQESERLALMKAALESASAL